A single region of the Lysinibacillus sp. B2A1 genome encodes:
- the pseI gene encoding pseudaminic acid synthase, with translation MLKIGNREIGSHVKPFIIAEMSGNHNQSLERALHLVEIAAEAGVDALKLQTYTPDTITLDVHTGEFFIHDDANLWKGSSLYNLYKEAYTPWEWHKEIFDKAKGLGMLTFSSPFDETAVDFLETLDVPAYKIASFENVDIPLIRKVARTGKPMIISTGMATVAELDEAVSAAREEGNNQIVLLKCTSTYPATPSNSNLATIPHMRELFGTEVGLSDHTLGVGVSVAAVTLGATVIEKHFTTSRAESGVDSVFSLEPHELKMLVVETERAWLSLGHVNYGPTDAERDSIKFRKSLYIGEDLKAGDILTAQNLRNIRPGLGLQTKYYDLILGKAIKQDVKKGRPLSWELLL, from the coding sequence ATGTTAAAAATAGGGAATAGAGAAATTGGAAGTCATGTAAAGCCTTTTATTATTGCGGAAATGTCTGGAAACCATAATCAATCATTAGAACGTGCATTACATTTAGTAGAAATTGCAGCAGAAGCCGGTGTAGATGCTCTAAAATTACAAACATACACTCCTGATACAATTACATTAGATGTACATACGGGGGAGTTTTTTATTCATGATGATGCGAACCTTTGGAAAGGGAGTTCACTGTATAATTTATACAAAGAAGCATATACACCGTGGGAATGGCATAAAGAAATTTTTGATAAAGCAAAAGGGTTAGGGATGCTTACTTTTAGTTCACCATTTGATGAAACAGCAGTTGATTTTTTAGAAACACTTGATGTACCAGCTTATAAAATTGCTTCTTTTGAAAATGTAGACATCCCACTAATTCGTAAAGTTGCGAGAACTGGAAAACCTATGATTATTTCAACAGGAATGGCAACTGTTGCTGAATTAGATGAGGCAGTTAGTGCGGCTCGTGAAGAGGGGAATAACCAAATTGTTTTACTAAAGTGTACAAGTACATATCCTGCTACTCCTTCAAATTCAAACTTAGCTACGATTCCACATATGCGTGAACTATTTGGAACAGAAGTTGGTTTATCTGACCATACACTCGGAGTCGGTGTTTCAGTTGCTGCAGTAACACTAGGTGCGACAGTGATTGAAAAGCATTTTACAACATCTCGCGCTGAAAGTGGAGTAGACTCGGTATTTTCGTTGGAACCACATGAGTTAAAAATGCTTGTTGTGGAGACGGAACGCGCATGGCTAAGTTTAGGACATGTAAACTACGGACCAACTGATGCAGAAAGGGACTCAATAAAATTCCGAAAATCATTATATATAGGTGAAGATTTGAAAGCTGGCGATATTTTAACAGCTCAAAATTTACGCAATATACGTCCAGGATTAGGATTACAAACCAAATATTATGATCTAATTTTAGGTAAAGCTATAAAACAAGACGTTAAAAAAGGTAGACCTCTTAGTTGGGAGTTATTACTTTGA
- a CDS encoding acylneuraminate cytidylyltransferase, whose translation MNTIVIIQARMGSSRLPGKILKPLGDVDVLTYSVERCRAIKGVSEVIVATSSLQQDDAIAKWCQNHQVAYFRGSEYDVLDRYVQCMKMYTPDYVMRVTSDCPFVDYEMANEIVKLMEKERKDIVLIDGELPRGLAVELISYEALLRIHEVGKETRHREHVTYYAYEFADQFEVVSYKVPENQNAPNLRITLDTVDDYKLIYSVAKYFNDFLVSSAEVIQFLNDHPEIANLNAHIEQKPVI comes from the coding sequence TCCCGTTTACCAGGAAAAATATTAAAACCTCTCGGAGATGTAGATGTTTTAACGTATTCCGTTGAGCGTTGCAGAGCCATAAAAGGAGTAAGTGAGGTCATTGTAGCTACAAGCTCTTTACAACAGGATGATGCAATTGCAAAATGGTGTCAAAATCATCAAGTAGCCTATTTCCGCGGCTCTGAATACGATGTTTTGGACAGATACGTGCAATGTATGAAAATGTATACTCCAGATTATGTTATGCGAGTGACATCGGATTGTCCATTTGTTGACTACGAAATGGCTAATGAGATAGTTAAATTAATGGAAAAAGAGCGTAAAGACATTGTGTTAATTGATGGGGAGTTACCTCGCGGACTTGCCGTGGAACTTATTTCTTATGAAGCATTGCTTCGAATTCATGAGGTAGGAAAAGAAACACGTCATCGTGAACATGTAACTTATTATGCGTATGAATTTGCAGATCAATTTGAGGTTGTATCCTATAAAGTACCAGAAAATCAAAATGCTCCGAATTTGCGAATCACTCTTGATACAGTAGATGACTATAAACTTATTTACTCAGTTGCTAAGTATTTTAATGACTTTTTAGTATCCAGTGCAGAAGTCATCCAATTTTTAAACGACCATCCTGAAATAGCTAATTTAAACGCTCATATCGAGCAAAAGCCGGTGATATAA
- a CDS encoding flagellar biosynthesis protein FlaG, with the protein MRIASQGQSVETITAPTNTKAMNVHENMTPNVSAKTNSQPVVEKTTTAGEEQEVTKEKLQKAVDVANEFLEINNSSSKFVYHEGLDRYYVTIVKRDTDEVVKEIPPKKLLDAFYEMQKMVGMIVDEKI; encoded by the coding sequence ATGCGTATTGCATCGCAAGGGCAGTCAGTTGAGACTATTACTGCACCTACAAATACAAAAGCAATGAATGTACACGAGAATATGACGCCTAATGTTTCAGCAAAAACGAACTCTCAACCGGTAGTGGAAAAAACGACTACTGCTGGAGAAGAACAAGAAGTTACAAAGGAGAAACTACAAAAGGCTGTTGATGTTGCAAATGAATTTTTGGAGATAAATAATAGTTCCTCGAAATTTGTTTATCACGAAGGCTTAGATCGCTATTATGTCACAATAGTCAAACGTGATACAGATGAGGTTGTTAAGGAAATTCCACCAAAAAAATTATTGGATGCATTCTATGAAATGCAAAAAATGGTGGGAATGATTGTTGACGAGAAAATTTGA
- the pseG gene encoding UDP-2,4-diacetamido-2,4,6-trideoxy-beta-L-altropyranose hydrolase: MNVIIRTDASLTIGSGHVMRCLTVAKKLQKIGFRVRFWMEPLPGNLIDFVEQQGFTNIMQADYADLYIVDHYSLDRDWEKKVQQFTQKLVVIDDLARTHDCDLLLDQNLVPNYRSRYDGLVPEHCIKLLGPTYLIMRDEYNMARRQLSKRSSQVERLLVFMGGSDPTNETMKVLAALESCLFRQVDVVVGSNNPLKIEIEAICRKRSYNFHCQIDYMAKLMLQADFAIGAGGSAMWERFYVGLPSSTTIVAENQKATTNYAAVLGAVINLGWHEQVTSSTYKSLLSEFTIEGMSNKGLELTMNKQSDAWMHEILELMKC, encoded by the coding sequence GTGAATGTTATTATCAGAACAGATGCATCATTAACAATTGGTTCTGGTCATGTAATGCGTTGTTTAACGGTTGCGAAAAAATTACAAAAAATAGGTTTTAGAGTAAGGTTTTGGATGGAACCTTTACCAGGAAATTTAATTGATTTTGTTGAACAGCAGGGCTTTACTAATATTATGCAAGCGGATTATGCAGATCTTTATATTGTTGATCATTATAGTCTTGATAGGGATTGGGAGAAAAAAGTTCAGCAATTTACTCAAAAGTTGGTCGTGATTGATGATTTAGCTCGTACTCATGATTGTGATTTACTTTTAGATCAAAATTTGGTACCGAATTATAGATCACGCTATGACGGTCTTGTACCTGAACATTGTATTAAATTACTTGGTCCAACTTATTTAATAATGAGAGATGAATATAATATGGCACGCAGACAGCTCAGTAAACGTAGCAGTCAAGTGGAACGTTTGCTCGTTTTTATGGGAGGAAGTGACCCAACGAATGAAACGATGAAGGTGTTAGCTGCATTAGAAAGTTGTTTATTTAGACAAGTTGATGTCGTTGTTGGAAGTAATAATCCATTGAAAATAGAAATTGAGGCCATTTGTAGAAAGCGTAGTTATAATTTTCATTGTCAAATCGACTATATGGCAAAGTTAATGCTACAGGCTGATTTTGCAATTGGAGCTGGGGGTAGTGCGATGTGGGAAAGATTTTATGTTGGTCTTCCTTCATCAACTACAATTGTTGCTGAGAATCAAAAAGCTACAACAAATTATGCTGCAGTACTAGGAGCAGTCATCAATCTTGGCTGGCATGAACAAGTAACCTCTAGTACATATAAAAGTTTATTAAGTGAATTTACTATTGAAGGAATGAGTAATAAAGGGCTTGAATTAACCATGAATAAGCAATCGGATGCTTGGATGCATGAAATATTGGAGTTGATGAAATGTTAA
- a CDS encoding methionyl-tRNA formyltransferase, producing the protein MRVLLLTGSHPRHLYVVNQLAKLGIVMAHVMEVREEFIPQPPDYLEDIDRTNFIRHFADRDEAERRHFVGNEVVKVKIPTLQVSHTSLNSVETIRWVNEQTFDLAISYGVHMLSEELLDVMPAHSWNIHGGLSPWYKGNTTLFWPFFMLRPNWAGMTVHRLTSILDAGEIVHQSVPQLTYGDGLHDVACKAVMQVTEDLVHIIQNTLLSEITYIQQKGNGKLWVGTDWLPQYLRFVYNLYNNDIVDQFLDGKLPKMDPPIISALRKEE; encoded by the coding sequence ATGAGAGTTTTATTGTTAACAGGTTCACATCCAAGACATTTATATGTCGTCAATCAATTGGCTAAGCTTGGCATAGTGATGGCACATGTCATGGAAGTGCGAGAAGAATTTATTCCTCAGCCCCCAGATTATCTTGAAGACATTGACCGTACTAATTTTATTCGCCATTTTGCAGATCGTGATGAAGCTGAAAGGAGACATTTTGTTGGGAATGAGGTAGTAAAGGTAAAGATACCAACCTTGCAAGTATCACATACTAGTTTGAACAGTGTTGAAACGATTAGATGGGTGAATGAGCAAACCTTTGATTTAGCAATTAGCTATGGTGTACATATGTTAAGCGAGGAGTTATTAGATGTAATGCCAGCCCATTCTTGGAATATTCACGGTGGGCTTTCTCCCTGGTACAAGGGAAATACGACCTTATTTTGGCCGTTCTTTATGCTACGTCCCAATTGGGCGGGTATGACAGTACATCGCCTTACATCTATATTAGATGCAGGCGAAATTGTGCATCAGTCGGTTCCGCAATTGACTTATGGTGATGGACTTCATGATGTAGCATGTAAGGCTGTTATGCAAGTGACAGAAGATTTAGTGCATATAATTCAAAATACGCTATTATCTGAAATCACATATATACAGCAAAAAGGAAACGGTAAGCTATGGGTCGGAACAGATTGGCTCCCACAGTATTTACGTTTTGTTTATAATCTGTATAACAATGATATTGTTGATCAATTTTTAGATGGCAAATTACCAAAAATGGATCCACCAATTATTTCTGCTTTAAGAAAAGAGGAATAG
- the pseC gene encoding UDP-4-amino-4,6-dideoxy-N-acetyl-beta-L-altrosamine transaminase, with protein sequence MKKLPEFLSYGQQSIDEGDIQIVIDTLRSPFLTQGPKIKQFEHAIADYVGAQYAVAFCNGTAALHAACYAAGISEGDEVITSPITFAASANCVRYLGGTVVFADIDANTYNIDPSEVRRKITSNTKAIIPVDFTGQPADMETIMEIASEHNLVVIEDSAHSLGAEYKGDKVGTQADMTMFSFHPVKPITTAEGGIIVTNNEEYYRKLQLFRSHGIEQTEYSVEQGGWYYEMTDLGYNYRMTDLQAALGLSQMTKIDSFIQQRREIAAFYTEAFQDIEGVIVPKQLEETNSGWHLYMIQLERASRKQIFEQMRSLNIGVHVHYIPVYWHPYYQQLGYERGLCPNAENWYERALTLPIHPNITTEDLSIIVSNIKKLLNLK encoded by the coding sequence ATGAAAAAGCTGCCTGAATTTCTTTCCTATGGTCAACAATCTATTGATGAAGGTGATATTCAAATTGTCATAGATACATTACGCTCACCCTTTCTAACACAAGGGCCTAAAATAAAACAGTTTGAACATGCAATTGCTGATTATGTTGGTGCTCAATATGCAGTTGCTTTTTGCAATGGGACTGCAGCCCTTCATGCAGCTTGTTATGCAGCTGGAATAAGTGAGGGTGATGAAGTTATTACTTCACCTATTACATTTGCAGCTAGTGCTAATTGTGTACGTTATTTGGGAGGTACTGTTGTTTTTGCTGATATTGATGCAAATACATATAATATTGATCCTTCTGAGGTTAGACGAAAGATAACATCAAACACTAAGGCCATTATTCCAGTTGATTTTACAGGTCAACCAGCAGATATGGAAACTATTATGGAGATTGCATCTGAACATAACTTAGTGGTAATTGAAGATAGTGCTCATTCACTTGGAGCTGAATATAAGGGCGATAAAGTTGGTACTCAAGCAGATATGACTATGTTCAGCTTTCATCCAGTCAAACCGATTACCACAGCTGAGGGTGGAATCATCGTAACGAATAATGAGGAATATTATCGAAAATTGCAATTATTCCGTAGCCATGGCATCGAGCAAACTGAGTACTCAGTTGAACAAGGTGGTTGGTATTATGAAATGACAGACCTTGGGTATAATTATCGAATGACAGATTTACAAGCAGCACTTGGCTTATCTCAAATGACAAAAATTGATTCATTTATTCAGCAACGTCGTGAAATTGCGGCATTTTATACAGAGGCATTTCAGGACATTGAAGGAGTTATCGTTCCGAAACAGCTAGAAGAAACAAATTCAGGTTGGCATTTGTATATGATTCAGCTAGAACGAGCTTCTCGTAAGCAAATTTTTGAACAAATGAGATCATTAAATATAGGTGTGCATGTACATTATATTCCGGTTTATTGGCATCCATATTATCAACAGCTAGGTTATGAGCGAGGATTATGTCCAAATGCAGAAAATTGGTATGAAAGGGCTTTAACACTTCCTATCCATCCTAATATAACAACAGAAGATTTATCAATTATAGTCTCAAATATAAAAAAATTACTAAATCTAAAATAA